One stretch of Prunus persica cultivar Lovell chromosome G1, Prunus_persica_NCBIv2, whole genome shotgun sequence DNA includes these proteins:
- the LOC18788914 gene encoding clathrin interactor EPSIN 1 — translation MDFMKVFDQTVREIKREVNLKVLKVPEMEQKVLDATDNEPWGPHGSALAEIAQATKKFSECQMVMNVLWTRLTETGKDWRYVYKALAVIEYLVSHGSERAVDDIIEHTFQISALTSFEYVEPNGKDLGINVRKKAETIVALLNNKDKIQEVRNKAAANRDKYFGLSSTGITYKSGSATSASFSSSSYQSSERYGGLSGTGAGDRFKDSYRDRDRHEEDKIEKDSSSRSRRESSSKKASARYGSRKDQDNISSSVSKSSNKSNDSEKYSSVHTQSANVPDDDDDDFDPRGTSAAKAAVASSNQVDLFGQSLMDDFIDAPTSVPAEKPGINSSSSEVDLFADATFVSAPPQAETGAFADSTFVSAPPQTANGASSQTQNGVDLFASQPTLSPLASSTVDLFSAPDPVTQPETKSTNAAPTNTNIVDPFATVPLHNFGESDIFGAFTSQSDSTSSEPSQSSVNDGSDTNLGKKSSADLNGPPKKDFQVKSGIWADSLSRGLIDLNISAPKKVNLADVGIVGGLTDGSDEREKGPPTSYYMGRAMGSGTGLGKSGFPSSPGMGGDDIFSSLSGGGGQQYQYGGFQK, via the exons ATGGATTTCATGAAGGTCTTCGATCAAACGGTCCGAGAAAT AAAGAGGGAGGTGAATCTGAAGGTCTTGAAGGTTCCGGAGATGGAACAGAAG GTATTGGATGCAACGGATAATGAACCTTGGGGTCCTCATGGATCTGCATTGGCAGAGATCGCACAGGccacaaaaaaatt TTCGGAATGTCAGATGGTTATGAATGTTTTGTGGACAAGATTGACTGAGACAGGAAAAGATTGGCGTTATGTCTATAAG GCATTGGCTGTTATAGAATATTTGGTGTCACATGGATCTGAACGAGCTGTGGATGACATTATAGAACATACTTTCCAAATCTCA GCTCTCACAAGTTTTGAATATGTTGAGCCAAATGGGAAGGATTTGGGAATAAATGTGAGGAAGAAGGCGGAAACCATTGTGGCTCTTTTAAATAACAAAGATAAAATACAAGAAGTTAGAAATAAAGCTGCTGCGAATCGTGACAA GTACTTTGGACTTTCATCTACTGGGATAACATATAAGTCAGGTTCTGCAACTTCAGCCTCATTTAGTAGTAGCAGCTATCAGAGTAGCGAACGCTATGGAGGTCTAAGTGGTACTGGAGCTGGTGATAGGTTCAAAGATAGCTATAGAGACAGGGATCGACATGAAGAAGACAAGATTGAGAAGGACAGCTCTAGCAGGTCACGTCGAGAGAGCTCTTCAAAGAAGGCCTCAGCACGCTATGGCAGCAG GAAGGATCAGGATAATATATCATCCAGTGTGTCAAAGTCAtctaataaatcaaatgacTCTGAGAAGTACAGTTCAGTTCATACTCAAAGCGCAAATGTTCCtgatgacgatgatgatgattttgatcCCCGAGGGACTTCTGCTGCTA AGGCTGCTGTTGCAAGCTCAAACCAAGTGGATCTGTTTGGACAAAGTTTGATGGATGACTTCATAGATGCTCCAACATCTGTTCCTGCAGAAAAGCCTGGGATTAACAGCAGTTCATCAGAGGTTGATCTATTTGCTGATGCAACTTTTGTGTCAGCACCACCCCAGGCAGAAACTGGAGCATTTGCAGACTCAACTTTTGTATCAGCACCACCCCAGACAGCAAATGGAGCAAGTTCTCAAACTCAG AATGGTGTTGATCTATTTGCTTCTCAACCAACCCTTTCTCCATTGGCTTCTTCAACAGTAGATCTTTTTTCCGCCCCTGATCCAGTTACGCAGCCAGAAACCAAGTCTACAAATGCTGCCCCAACAAACACCAACATTGTTGATCCCTTTGCCACTGTTCCACTTCACAATTTTGGTGAATCTGATATTTTTGGGGCCTTCACCTCTCAGTCTGATTCAACATCTTCAGAACCTTCCCAAAGTTCTGTCAATGATGGCAGCGACACTAATTTGGGTAAAAAATCTTCAGCAGACCTGAATGGTCCACCCAAGAAGGATTTCCAGGTGAAATCTGGCATTTGGGCCGACTCACTTAGCCGTGGACTGATTGATCTTAATATATCTGCTC CCAAGAAGGTAAATCTGGCGGATGTAGGGATTGTGGGTGGATTGACTGACGGATCAGATGAAAGGGAGAAAGGGCCCCCAACTTCGTATTACATGGGTAGAGCAATGGGTTCCGGGACTGGTCTTGGAAAATCTGGGTTCCCATCATCGCCGGGAATGGGAGGCGATGACATCTTCTCAAGTCTCAGTGGTGGCGGCGGCCAACAATACCAATACGGTGGTTTCCAAAagtaa
- the LOC18788801 gene encoding vacuolar protein sorting-associated protein 32 homolog 2, producing the protein MFKRVFGKAKQEANALPTIHKLNDTLEMLEKKEKVLVKKAAAEVEKAKQFTQARNRTAAIKCLKRKRLYEQQIEQLGNFQLRIHDQMIMLEGANATTETVDALRSGTSVMKAMNKATKIDDLEKTMDEINDQTESMKQIQEALSAPIGAAADFDEDELEAELEELEGAELEEELFQPATTAPAATVHVNAPVGRQPTQPAPQRNNRDEDELAALQAEMAL; encoded by the exons ATGTTTAAGCGAGTATTTGGGAAAGCAAAGCAGGAAGCCAATGCCCTGCCAACTATACACAAATTAAACGAT ACACTTGAGATGTtagagaaaaaggagaaagttCTTGTAAAGAAGGCAGCTGCGGAGGTTGAGAAGGCTAAGCAATTTACTCAAGCACGAAACCGAACTG CGGCAATAAAATGTTTAAAGAGGAAAAGGCTTTACGAACAACAAATTGAGCAGCTTGGAAATTTCCAATTGCGCATTCATGATCAG ATGATAATGCTGGAAGGTGCAAACGCTACAACGGAAACTGTTGATGCATTGAGAAGTGGAACATCTGTGATGAAGGCCATGAACAAGGCCAC gaaaattgatgatttggaGAAAACAATGGATGAGATCAATGACCAAACTGAAAGCATGAAGCAGATTCAGGAGGCATTATCAGCACCTATTGGTGCAGCAGCTGATTTTGATGAA GATGAATTGGAAGCAGAGCTTGAAGAACTGGAAGGAGCTGAATTGGAGGAGGAGCTTTTCCAGCCAGCCACAACTGCTCCCGCAGCTACAGTACACGTAAATGCCCCGGTAGGCAGGCAACCAACCCAACCAGCTCCTCAGAGGAACAACCGTGATGAGGATGAGCTTGCTGCATTACAGGCAGAGATGGCACTTTAA
- the LOC18793910 gene encoding transcription factor MYB36 — translation MGRTPCCDKDNVKRGPWSPDEDATLKSYLETHGTGGNWILLPKKAGLRRCGKSCRLRWLNYLRPDIKHGCFTEEEDSIICSLYNQMGSRWSVIASQMSGRTDNDVKNYWNTKLKKKLFGGKQNLTTKNSKEPTNNATLPGSAASLALPCVPKAEPQDSAFSTFQTQIPPTLHMLTDVNSGLNAYNQTWTLNSPDQLYSSKVMAFSDFGASSKKSYTTVSLSQDGSNISDSSSIAAVDKCASLPGNGSLDDSGLFTDFGLPYDVNYGMCFGEKTSEFGPASCTNFGDLFSSSY, via the exons ATGGGACGCACTCCGTGTTGTGACAAAGATAATGTGAAGAGAGGTCCATGGTCACCTGATGAAGACGCAACTCTCAAGAGCTACCTTGAGACTCATGGAACTGGTGGAAATTGGATCCTTTTGCCCAAAAAAGCTg gtctTAGGAGATGTGGGAAGAGTTGCCGTTTACGTTGGCTCAATTATCTGAGGCCAGACATCAAACATGGATGCTTCACTGAAGAGGAAGACAGCATTATATGTAGCCTCTACAACCAAATGGGGAGCCG ATGGTCAGTGATAGCTTCTCAGATGTCTGGAAGAACAGATAATGATGTGAAGAACTATTGGAACACCAAATTAAAGAAGAAGCTATTTgggggaaaacaaaacctcaCAACAAAGAACAGCAAAGAGCCCACTAACAATGCCACTCTTCCTGGCTCTGCAGCCTCACTGGCCCTGCCTTGTGTCCCAAAAGCTGAACCCCAAGACTCTGCCTTTTCAACATTCCAAACCCAAATTCCACCCACATTGCACATGTTAACTGATGTTAATTCTGGACTGAATGCCTATAACCAAACCTGGACTTTAAACTCACCAGATCAATTATACAGCTCCAAGGTCATGgctttttcagattttggtgCAAGTTCAAAGAAAAGTTACACTACTGTTTCATTATCTCAGGATGGCTCAAACATTTCAGACTCTTCTTCAATAGCTGCTGTTGACAAGTGTGCCTCACTACCTGGAAATGGTTCCCTTGATGATTCTGGGTTGTTTACAGATTTCGGTCTGCCTTATGATGTGAATTATGGCATGTGCTTTGGAGAAAAAACCAGTGAATTTGGCCCAGCTAGCTGTACAAATTTTGGTGATTTATTTTCAAGCTCATATTGA
- the LOC18793532 gene encoding zinc finger CCCH domain-containing protein 23: MMLGEPTRLHPTLQVPPWDPFDDLTPTSPFSAPNPSVNVNSNAGNGDYSPLSPMFLDSLAALHRYLPSNESDSLGDDPDMPMNPISCDQFRMFEFKVRRCARGRSHDWTECPYAHPGEKARRRDPRKYHYSGAACPEFRKGHCAKGDSCEFAHGVFECWLHPARYRTQPCKDGLGCHRRVCFFAHTPEQLRVLPGQSPRTHGSGAFDSYSYGSSPTSILISPPISPPSDSPPMSPNSPQLGCNSVSELVASMRNFKLAKMKMSAPPAWGPQMGSGFGSSPRGSALRPAFCSLPSTPTRTSGRAGPGAVDIWDHPCEEEPAMERVESGRDLRARMYARLSKENSMGRVGRVDSGMSAPDVGWVSELVSE; encoded by the coding sequence ATGATGTTAGGAGAACCGACCCGACTGCACCCGACCCTCCAAGTCCCTCCGTGGGACCCATTCGACGATCTCACCCCAACGTCGCCGTTCTCCGCCCCAAATCCCTCCGTCAACGTAAACAGCAATGCCGGCAACGGAGACTACTCTCCACTGTCTCCGATGTTTCTCGACTCGCTCGCCGCACTCCACCGTTACCTTCCGTCAAACGAGTCTGACTCGCTCGGCGATGACCCGGACATGCCCATGAACCCGATCTCCTGCGACCAGTTCCGCATGTTCGAGTTCAAGGTCCGGCGGTGCGCGCGTGGCAGGTCACATGACTGGACCGAGTGTCCGTACGCCCACCCAGGCGAGAAGGCCCGGCGCCGCGACCCGAGAAAGTACCACTACTCGGGCGCCGCCTGCCCCGAATTCCGCAAGGGCCATTGCGCCAAAGGCGACTCGTGCGAGTTCGCGCACGGCGTTTTCGAGTGTTGGCTCCACCCGGCCCGTTACCGGACGCAGCCATGCAAGGATGGGCTGGGCTGCCACCGCCGTGTCTGCTTCTTTGCTCACACGCCCGAACAGCTTCGGGTCCTGCCCGGGCAGAGCCCGAGAACTCACGGGTCGGGCGCTTTCGACTCGTATTCGTACGGTTCGTCACCCACCTCGATCCTGATATCGCCGCCGATATCTCCGCCGTCTGACTCGCCACCAATGTCGCCCAACAGCCCTCAACTCGGCTGTAACTCGGTGAGTGAACTCGTCGCTTCGATGCGGAACTTTAAGCTTGCTAAGATGAAAATGAGTGCTCCGCCTGCATGGGGCCCACAAATGGGATCTGGGTTTGGTTCTTCTCCACGCGGGTCTGCGCTCCGACCCGCGTTTTGTAGCCTTCCTTCGACTCCGACTCGGACCTCGGGTCGGGCTGGACCCGGGGCGGTTGATATTTGGGACCACCCTTGCGAGGAAGAGCCGGCAATGGAGAGGGTGGAGTCCGGGAGGGATCTCCGAGCGAGAATGTATGCGAGGCTGAGTAAGGAAAACTCGATGGGCAGAGTCGGCCGAGTCGACTCGGGCATGTCAGCTCCTGATGTGGGCTGGGTTTCGGAGCTAGTGAGTGAATGA
- the LOC18789791 gene encoding uncharacterized protein LOC18789791 has product MRRLRAWCFRSQVSKSNQQNHPKRSKEEAMENQKQTDNGADHKEKLVNSSSSHATNIILNHDFSGGLHSWHPNCCDGFVVSADSGHPEAKSAGNNYAVVNNRKECWQGLEQDITGRISPGSTYVVSACVGVSGPLQGSADVLATLKLEYQGSATNFLLIGRISVSNGRWETLDGKFSLSTMPDRVVFYLEGPSPGVDILIKSVVISSSSPKECQNGSSGNVNLGDENIILNPKFDDGLNNWSGRGCKIVLHDSMGDGKIVPQTGKVFASATERTQSWNGIQQDVTGRLQRKLAYEATAVVRIFGNNVTSSDVRATLWVQSPNQREQYIGIANVQATDKDWAQLQGKFLLNGSPSKVVVYLEGPPAGTDILLNSFVVKHAERVPPSPPPVIENPAFGVNIIENSNLSKGTNGWFPLGNCTLSVGTGSPHILPPMARDGLGPHEPLSGRYILVTKRTQTWMGPAQMIGDKLKLFLTYQVSAWVRIGAGATGPQNVNIALGVDNQWVNGGQVEASDNRWHEIGGSFRIEKQPSKVMVYVQGPAPGVDLMVAGVQIFPVDRQARFKYLKRQTDKIRKRDVVLKFSGLDSSSLLGCFVKVKQTKNSFPFGTCISRTNIDNEDFVDFFVKNFNWAVFGNELKWYWTEPQKGNFNYKDADELVDLCKSHNIDIRGHCIFWEVVDTVQQWIRSLSQNDLATAVQSRLTDLLTRYKGKFMHYDVNNEMLHGSFYQDKLGKDIRAKMFKSANQLDPSATLFVNDYHVEDGCDTRSSPERYIEHILDLQQQGAPVGGIGIQGHIDSPVGPIVCSALDKLGILGLPIWFTELDVSSVNEHVRADDLEVMLREGFANPAVEGIMMWGFWELFMSRQNSHLVNAEGDVNEAGKRYLELKKEWLSQAHGHIDEQGEFIFRGFQGTYNIEIATAPKKLVKTFVVGQGESPVEVPIAL; this is encoded by the exons ATGAGGAGGCTCAGAGCTTGGTGCTTCAGAAGCCAAGTCTCCAAAAGCAATCAGCAGAATCATCCAAAG AGATCCAAAGAAGAAGCCATGGAGAACCAAAAACAGACCGACAATGGCGCCGACCACAAGGAG AAATTGGTCAATTCAAGTAGCAGCCATGCTACAAATATCATTCTGAACCATGATTTCTCTGGAGGGCTGCATTCTTGGCACCCCAACTGCTGCGACGGCTTTGTAGTTTCAGCTGATTCTGGTCACCCAGAAGCAAAGTCAGCAGGCAATAATTATGCTGTTGTTAACAATCGAAAAGAATGTTGGCAAGGCTTGGAGCAAGATATCACTGGGAGAATTTCCCCAGGTTCCACTTATGTGGTTTCGGCTTGTGTTGGAGTCTCTGGACCTCTTCAGGGATCTGCTGATGTCCTGGCAACTTTGAAACTTGAATACCAAGGTTCAGCAACTAACTTCTTGTTGATTGGAAG AATTTCTGTATCGAATGGGAGGTGGGAAACGTTGGATGGAAAGTTTTCACTGTCAACAATGCCTGATCGGGTTGTATTCTATTTGGAAGGGCCTTCTCCTGGAGTTGACATTCTTATAAAGTCTGTTGTGATCTCATCTTCTAGTCCAAAGGAATGCCAG AATGGAAGCTCAGGAAATGTCAATCTTGGGGATGAGAATATAATCCTAAATCCAAAATTCGATGATGGATTGAATAACTGGTCTGGAAGAGGCTGCAAAATTGTTCTGCATGACTCAATGGGAGACGGGAAAATCGTCCCTCAAACTGGAAAGGTATTTGCATCTGCAACAGAACGCACGCAGAGCTGGAATGGCATCCAGCAGGACGTCACTGGAAGACTGCAAAGGAAGCTAGCGTATGAGGCCACTGCTGTTGTTCGGATATTTGGTAACAATGTCACTAGTTCTGATGTACGGGCTACCTTATGGGTCCAGTCACCAAATCAACGTGAACAGTATATCGGCATTGCTAA TGTGCAGGCAACAGACAAGGATTGGGCACAGTTGCAGGGGAAGTTCCTTTTAAATGGCTCCCCATCAAAAGTAGTCGTTTATCTAGAAGGTCCACCAGCAGGAACGGATATTCTTCTCAACAGTTTTgttgtcaagcatgctgagcGAGTCCCTCCCTCCCCTCCACCAGTTATTGAG AATCCAGCCTTTGGAGTAAATATAATTGAGAACAGCAATCTAAGTAAGGGCACCAATGGCTGGTTTCCGCTTGGTAACTGCACTTTGAGTGTCGGAACTGGTTCACCTCATATACTTCCTCCAATGGCAAGAGATGGCCTTGGACCTCATGAACCTTTAAGCGGTCGCTACATCCTTGTAACGAAGCGCACACAGACTTGGATGGGTCCTGCCCAGATGATTGGTGACAAACTGAAACTCTTTTTGACATATCAAGTATCTGCTTGGGTTCGGATCGGTGCTGGAGCAACTGGTCCACAAAATGTGAACATTGCACTTGGTGTGGACAACCAGTGGGTGAATGGAGGGCAAGTTGAGGCGAGTGACAACAGATGGCACGAAATCGGTGGTTCCTTTAGAATTGAGAAGCAACCATCCAAAGTAATGGTTTATGTCCAAGGCCCTGCTCCAGGTGTAGACTTAATGGTTGCTGGAGTTCAGATATTCCCTGTTGACAGACAAGCAAGATTTAAATACTTGAAGAGGCAGACTGATAAG ATCCGAAAGCGTGATGTTgtcctaaaattttcaggatTGGACTCAAGCAGCCTGCTTGGCTGCTTTGTGAAAGTTAAACAAACGAAAAACAGTTTTCCATTTGGGACATGCATAAGCAGAACAAACATTGACAATGAAgactttgttgattttttcgtTAAGAACTTCAACTGGGCTGTATTTGGAAATGAGTTGAAGTGGTATTGGACTGAACCccaaaaaggaaatttcaattacaaggATGCTGATGAGTTGGTGGACTTATGCAAGAGTCACAACATAGACATCCGAGGTCATTGTATCTTCTGGGAAGTGGTGGACACAGTCCAGCAATGGATCCGTTCATTGAGCCAAAATGACTTGGCAACGGCTGTCCAAAGTCGGCTCACAGATCTTCTTACCCGCTACAAAGGGAAGTTCATGCACTATGATGTCAACAACGAGATGCTGCATGGCTCATTCTATCAAGACAAGCTGGGTAAAGATATCAGAGCAAAGATGTTCAAGAGTGCAAACCAACTGGATCCATCTGCAACTCTGTTTGTGAATGATTATCACGTTGAGGATGGATGCGATACTCGATCATCACCAGAGAGGTACATTGAACATATTCTTGATTTGCAACAGCAAGGTGCACCTGTGGGTGGCATTGGAATTCAAGGACATATAGATAGTCCAGTGGGGCCGATTGTTTGTTCTGCTCTTGATAAATTGGGCATTCTTGGCCTGCCAATCTGGTTCACAGAGCTTGATGTGTCATCAGTCAATGAACATGTTCGAGCGGATGATTTGGAAGTGATGCTGAGGGAAGGTTTTGCCAATCCTGCAGTAGAAGGTATAATGATGTGGGGTTTCTGGGAGTTGTTTATGAGTCGACAAAACTCGCATTTAGTGAATGCAGAAGGTGATGTGAACGAAGCTGGAAAACGCTACTTAGAGCTCAAGAAAGAGTGGCTATCTCAGGCTCATGGCCACATTGATGAGCAGGGAGAGTTTATATTTAGAGGCTTCCAAGGAACATACAATATAGAAATTGCCACTGCCCCAAAGAAACTTGTGAAGACATTTGTTGTCGGCCAGGGTGAGTCGCCGGTAGAGGTGCCCATTGCCCTATAA